From the Candidatus Omnitrophota bacterium genome, one window contains:
- a CDS encoding PilZ domain-containing protein translates to MAIDPRAFARTLVRLNVVYTAIKAKTTSRALTRDVGGEGLSFLADAPLELGEQVKAELSLPDRAEAISFTGEVTRCTAAPETTGSETAAHLIVVKFVMIDPKQLSMIQQYVRLNALPLEG, encoded by the coding sequence ATGGCGATTGATCCGCGCGCGTTTGCCCGAACGCTGGTGCGATTGAACGTCGTCTATACGGCGATCAAGGCCAAAACCACATCGCGCGCGCTCACCCGCGATGTCGGAGGCGAAGGTTTAAGCTTCTTGGCCGATGCGCCCCTTGAGTTGGGAGAGCAGGTGAAGGCCGAACTCTCCTTGCCGGATCGCGCCGAAGCGATTTCCTTTACCGGGGAAGTCACGCGGTGCACGGCGGCCCCCGAAACGACTGGAAGCGAAACCGCTGCGCATCTGATTGTGGTGAAATTCGTCATGATCGATCCCAAGCAGTTGTCCATGATTCAGCAATACGTCCGGCTCAACGCGCTGCCGCTTGAAGGGTGA
- a CDS encoding PilZ domain-containing protein: protein MTTERWQLVRIRSRLNAIVRFSSREEIIRALTRDIGVSGIRLLTEGPLASGELIGVELALPDRAQPIVFTGEVVWSKSIDGAVVGEDESAIENGIKFVTIDPKDREALMQWVALNALHPNLGDR from the coding sequence ATGACGACCGAGCGCTGGCAATTGGTGCGGATCCGATCGCGGCTGAATGCGATCGTGCGGTTTTCGAGCCGCGAAGAGATCATCCGAGCGCTCACCCGTGATATCGGCGTCTCAGGCATCCGGCTCCTGACGGAAGGGCCGCTGGCCAGCGGAGAGCTCATCGGGGTGGAGCTCGCCTTGCCGGATCGCGCGCAGCCCATCGTCTTTACCGGCGAAGTCGTCTGGAGCAAGTCCATCGATGGCGCGGTGGTGGGCGAAGATGAATCCGCGATTGAAAACGGCATTAAATTCGTGACGATCGATCCGAAGGACCGCGAAGCCCTCATGCAGTGGGTCGCCCTCAACGCGCTGCATCCTAACCTTGGCGACCGCTAA